In the Meiothermus sp. Pnk-1 genome, GACCGCGTAAGCACGGGCCAGCTCCACCAGGCTCCTTTCCCCTTTGACCGCCTCCAGGGCGGCCTGGAACTTGACCTGGGGTGCTACTGCCTTGGGCTTCTTCATCTGGACCTCCTGATCTCTGCAGGATACATCAAAAGTATCGTCTAGGTTAAGGGGGTCATATCCTTGCCCCCAGCCTTCTCAAGATCAGCCGGTATACTCGCACTATGGAACAGACCCTAGACCTCACCTGGGACCTAAGCGACCTCTACGCCTCGCCCACCGACCCTAAACTCATTCACGACCTCGAGGCCGCCAAAACCGAGGCCGGGGCCTTCCAAGCGCGCTATGCCGGGAAGATGGCTGGGCTCTCCCCCGCTGAACTCGAGGCGGCCCTGCGAAGATATGAAGCCATCCTCGAGCGGGCCTACCGGCCTTTGATCTTCGCCAACCTGGCCTTCGCCACCGACACCCAGAACGACCTCATCAAGAAGGTGCAAGACCAAGCCCGCCAGGCTCTTACCGAGGTGAACAACACCCTGCTTTTCGCCGAGATCGAGCTAAAGGCTATGCCCGAGGAGGAGTTTGCCAAATTCCTCCAAGCCCCTGAGCTGGCCGAACTTCGCCACTGGCTCGCCCGGCTGCGGGCCTATGCGCCTCACACCCTTTCGGAAAAGGAGGAGCGGGTCTTCAACCTCAAGAACCTCACCGGAAGGAGCGCTTGGAGCCAGTTCTACACCGAGTACACCAGCCGCTTCCGCTTCCGGGTGCAAGTGGACGGGGAGGAAAAAGAACTCAACGACCCCCAGACCCGCTCCCTGCTCCGCCACCCTGACCCCGCCGTGCGCCGCAATGCTCATGCCGCTTTGTACGGCAAGTACGCCGAGGAAGCCCCCACCCTGACCTATATCTTCAACACCGTGTTCCAAGACCGCCTGACCGACCTCGAGCTACGCGGCTACCCCCACCCGCTGGGCCAGACCGCCCTCGACGACGAGCTTACCCCCGAGGAGATCGAGCGGCTCTTGGCCGCCACCGAGGCCCATTACCCCTTGGTGGAGCGCTACCACCGCCTCAAAGCCCGGCGGCTGGGTCTCGAGCGCCTGCCCAGCGCGGACCGGCTGGCTCCTTGGGGCCAGGAGCCTAAGGTGAGCTACCTAGAAGCCAAAGAGATGACGCTCGAGGCCCTGGGCCGCTTCAGCCCAACGCTGAGGCAGATCGCCCAGGAGTTTTTCGACCAGCGCTGGATCGACGTGCTGCCCAAAAAGGGCAAGCGGGGCGGGGCGTTCTGCTCGGGTGGGCTGCCCAGCACCCATCCCTACCTGTTGCTGAACCACACCGACGACCTCGACTCGGCCCACACCCTGGCCCACGAGATGGGGCACGGCCTGCACTATATGCTGATGCGCCAGCAGCGCCTGCTGAACTTCGGCGCCACCACCCCCTTGGCCGAGACCGCCAGCGTCTTCGCCGAAATCCTGCTGGATGACTTGATCCTCGAGCGCCTGAACAGCGAAGAAGAGCGCGCAGCGCTATTGGCTAACCGCCTCGAGGACGCGGTCAACACCGCCTTCCGCCAGGTGATGTACACCCGTTGGGAGCTCGAGGCCCAGCAAGCCCGTAAGGATGGGATCCAACCCGCCGAACTCTACAACCGGCTCTGGCGCCAAGAGAACCAAAAGCTCTACGGGCAAAGCATGGAGTTTACCGAGCTGGACTGGGTAGCCTGGAGCGGTATCCCCCACTTCGTGCATTACCGGTTCTACTGCTATAGCTACGCCTATGGCTACTTGCTGGTGCTGGCGCTGTACAACCGCTACCGGGAAGAGGGGCAGGCCTTTGTACCTAAGTACCTCGAGATCCTGGCCGCGGGCGAGTCCGATACCCCACAGGGCATTTTGGCCAAGGCCGGGATCAACCCCGCCGACCCCGGATTTTGGGAGGGCTCTTTCCGGGTGATCGAGGGTTGGCTATCGGAACTCGAGGCGCTGGCCTAAACCCGTCCCTACTGTCGGAGCGCCAGGCCTGGCCCCGACACGACCTCGGGGGTGCCGGACATGCATCGCCAGGTGTAACGTTTGTTACATATGAGCCGGAGCAAGCAACCCCAAACCCGGCAAGCCCTGCTCGAGCAAGCTACCCAGTACGTGCTCGAGCATGGACTGCAAAACCTCTCCCTGCGCCCTTTGGCCCAGGCTTTGGGCACCAGCGCGCGAATGCTGATCTACCACTTCGGCTCGCGGGAACACCTGATCAGCCAGGTGCTGACCCTGGCGGTATCCCGCCAACAGGCCGCCATGCAAACCCTGGCCACAAAGCAGCGCTTTGCAAGTCTGGGGGAATTGCTGGGCGCCTTCTGGGAGCGCTTGAGCGCCCCCCAATCCCGGGCTTTTTTGCGCCTGTTGTTTGAGGTAGACGTGTTGGGATTCTCGGGGCATCCAGTGTACGCGGGTTTCTCCAGGGCCGCCCTCGAGGGCTGGGTAGGGTTGATCGAAAGCCTGCTCGGGCAAATCCTGGGGCAAGGTGACCACCGGAGCCTGGCCACCCATATCGTCGCGAGCTTCAATGGGCTGATCCTTGACCTGCTGGCGACCAAGGATGAAGCCCGGGTAAATCGAGCTTTCCAGGCTTTTGTGCAAACGCTCACGTCGCCCGGCAGGTGAGCGCTCAGTCCAGGACGAAGCGGTCTTCGGTGTCGTGCAACCGCACCCGCTTGATGATGCGTTGGTCGCTATCCGAGCCCTCGAGGGTCATCGCCACCACGCTCACCAGGTGGCGAATTGGGCTGCGTATAACCTTTTTGGTGAGGGTTTCCTCGACCTGGAAAATTCCGGCGGAGTTGTTCATGTACACCTGGATCTCCACCGGGGTGCGCTCCCCCTTGAGGATGTGCACCTCATCCACGGCCAAAGCGCTGATGGAATGGATGTCCACCGAGCCCAGCGCGAAAGCCTTGCGCCCACGCCCCTTGGTGATGTCGGTGCCGTCAGCTACTGCGGTGATGCCGCCCTCTACGGTGAGGGGCTCGGGAGAGAGGTCGTGGCAGTTGATGCTGTGCAAGATAAACGCGCGCAGCTTGACCCGCTGTTCGGGATCAGGGTAGATCTGCTCCAAGATGCGGTCCACGATGGGAGTGGCCAGCATCACGCTGAACCCCTCATGGGCTACCCGGTGCACCTGGTTGCCGATATCGTGGAGCATGGTCGAGAGGAGAACCACCAAGAAGGTGTCCTCAAGGTTCCCCGCCCCGCTCTCCACCACGTCGAGCTTGGCCCCCGACCCCGCGATGAGGGAGAGGATCGCCACGCTAGCCGCCCCGGTGAGCATGGCGTGGACCCGCCCGTGATCGTTATAGCCCAGCTTGCGCATGGTGATGTAGTTGGCCATGTCCCAGTGGGCTTTGGCCTCGGGATCGTTGTAGAGGATCTCGTAAGCCCGCAGGGCCCGGGGGTAGTTCCTGAGCGCTTCGCGAATGGATTGGTCGGCCTCGAGGTAGAGCTTAGACTTGGGGCTCGAGACCAAAACGACGCGTTCTTGCACGTTGAGGTTAGCTTCTGACACACCCCATGCTACGCCATCTCTACCCTGGATGGGCGTCCTGGCTCACGCATCAACCTTTACTCGCCCTTGAAATTCGCCGCCCGCTTCTCCAGAAAAGCCCGGGTCCCCTCTTTCATGTCCTGGGTCTGGCAGGCCAGGCCGAAGAGATCGGCTTCGATCTCGAGGGCCTCCGCCAGGTCGAGGTGCTCTCCCCGCGCCACCGCTTCCTTGGCCAAAGCCAAAGCCACCGGGCCGTTTTTTAGGATCTGCCGGGCCAACTCCTGGGCCGCCTGCAGGGCGTCTTCAGCCACCCGGTTGACCAGGCCCAGCTGCAAAGCTTCCTCGGCAGGGACGTGCCGACCAGTGAAGATCAGGTCGAGCGCCCGCCCTCGCCCGACGAGGCGCGGCAGGCGCTGGGTCCCGCCGAAGCCGGGGATGATCCCTAACCCCACTTCGGGCAGACCCAGCTTGGCTTTTTGGCTGGCTACCCGAAGGTCGCAAGCCAACGCCAGCTCGAGCCCCCCTCCCAGGGCAAAGCCGTTGACCGCCGCGATGGTGGGTACCGGCAACACCGCGATCTCGTTGAATACCGCCTGGCCCAGCAGGGCGAACTCGCGCGCGGCGAACACATCCGCGATCCCTGCAATCTGGTTGATGTCGGCCCCGGCCACAAAGGCCCGCCCCTCGCCGGTGAAGATGGCCACTCTGGCCTCGGGATCTTCGGCGATGACCTCGCTCACCTGGGCCAGCTCCAGCAGCACATCCTGATTCAGGGCGTTCAAGGCGTCGGGGCGGCGGATGGTGACGGTGGCGATCCCGCCCTCCACCGCGTAAGAGAGGTATCGGAACTCGGGGATCTCGAGCGTGAAAGCGTCTTCCTGGTTCATCGTCAACCTCCTTGGTTTGCCATCTGCACACAGGCCTCGAGGGCCACCCGGGTCATCCGGTCAACCCCCTCTTGGATCAACTCGGGGGCTACAAACTGGGTATCCCCCACCTTATTCACCACCGCCAGTACCGCCCCGGCTTTCATCTTCCGCATCTTGGCGATGAGAAAGAGGGCCGAGGACTCCATCTCCGCCGCCAGAGCGCCGAAGGGGGCCATGGCCTGGCCGTGGTGCTCCAGCGGGGAGTAGAAAGCGTCCTCGGTGACGATCATCCCGACGTGGTGGGGATAGCCAAGGCGGCGGGCGGCCCCTACCAGCTGCTCGAGCACCCCGTAGTCCGGAATGGGCGCGTAGGGCCTGCCGCCCAAGTACTGCCGTGTGGTCCCGTCGAAGGGGACTGCGGCTTGGGCCACCACCAACTCAGGGGCTTTGAGGTCGTCGCTAAAGACCCCGCAGGTGCCGACCCGTACTAACACCTTGGCCCCTAGCTGGGCTAGCTCCTCTACCACAATGGCCGTGGAGGGGCAGCCCATTCCGGTAGTCTGCACCGAGACCGCTAAGCCCTGGTAGGTGCCGGTGAAGCCCAGCAGGCTACGGTAGGTAGTGTAGGGTTTGGGGTCCTCGAGGAAATGCTCGGCGATCCACTGGGCCCGGCCTGGATCGCCCGGCAAGAGCACGTAAGGGGCCACCTCCCCTGGCTTTGCGCGCACGTGTAAAGGCGTCATACGCAAGACAGGATACAGGGTGCAAGGGGTAAGAAGCGAATGGCTCAGCCCAACCGCAGCTCGGGCAACCCCTGTACCAGGTGTTCGTCGTGGGTGGCGAGCAGCACCGCAGTGCCCAAGTCGCGGGCCAGCTCGAGCATCAAAGCCAGCACCCGCTCGGCATTCCGGCGGTCCAGGCTGCCGGTGGGTTCGTCGGCCAGCAGCAGCTTGGGTCGCAGGTAGAGCGCCCGCGCCACCGCCACCCGCTGCCGCTCCCCGCCGGAGAGCGCTTGAGGGCGCAATCGGGCACGGTCTGCCAAGCCGATCCGCTCCAGCAGCTCGAGCCCCCAGGCTGGGTCTACCCGGCCCGCCAGATAGCCGGGAACCAGCACGTTCTCGAGGGCGGTTAGCTCGGACATCAGGTAGTGGTGCTGAAATACTAGGCCCAAGTAACCCAGCCGCAACCGCGCCAGGGCCTCTTCACCCAAACCCCCCAGGTTGGTTGCTCCCCACCACACCTCGCCCTCCTGCAGGGCCAACAGCCCGGCCACCAGGTGAATCAGGGTGGTCTTGCCACTCCCCGATGGCCCCAGGATGACCCGTACCTCCCCCGGGGAAAGCTCGAGGTTGAAGTCCTTGAATAGTTCGACCTCAGGGTACCGATAGGCCAGGCGAACGGTCCGCAACACCACCCCCAAAGCATACCAACCCCCGTGATCCCCCTCGCCAGCCCAACTATGCCCCTTTTCGTATCTTGCGCTGATCCGGCGGAGGCGCTTAGAGTGGGGACGATGCTGCGCGACACCACCCTGCTGGCCCAGACTCCTCTTTTCCGGGGAGTCCCGCCTCAGGCGCTCGAGATCGCCCAGGAAGCCTTCATCGCCCGCTTCTATCCGGCGGGGGCCACGGTCTTCAAAGCGGGCGATCTGGGATCCGCGCTCTATGTGGTACAACAGGGCCGGGTGCGCATCTTCCGCACCTATCTCGACGACCGCGAGCGGGTCTTTGCCTTCTTGGGCCCCGGCGAGGTCTTCGGGGAGATGAGCCTCCTGGACGACGAGCCCCGCAGCGCGAGCGCAGAAGTGGTCACCGACTCGGTACTCTTGGTGCTCTACCGCGAGGCTTACCAAAGCCTGATCCGCCGCTATCCACAGGTGGCCCACAACATCGCCGGAATCCTGGCCAAAAGGTTGCGCGAGGCCGACCTCGAGCTGGAAGTCCTCTCCTTTGAGGAAGCCCGGGGCCGGGTAGCTTATGCCTTGCTCAAGCTTTACCGGCAGGGGTTTGGCGAGAACGGCCGGATGAAGCTCACCCACCTCGAGCTAGCCCAGCTTTCCGGCACCAGCCGTGAGACCGTGACCCGAGTACTCCACGCCCTCAAAAACGAAGGGTTGTTACGGGTCACCGGGGGGTACGTGGAGATCGTGGACACCACTACCCTAGAAGAAGTCTTGTACGGTCTTCGGTAAAATCTATTGACCTATGGGACAACATCACCGCCTGGCCAGCGCCGTGAACCGAGATGGCCCGTTGGTACGCTGCTCGATTCCCCAAAGGGGGAACCGATGAGCCGACCGACCGTATGGATCGCCCCCTCGGTGCTGGCCGCCGACTTCACCCGCTTGGGCGAGCAGGTTCGAGAAGCCCAGGAAGGTGGGGCCGATTTGATCCACGTGGACGTGATGGACGGGCGCTTCGTGCCCAACATCAGCATGGGGATCGTGGTGGTGGAGGCCATCCGGCGGGTCGCGCGGGTTCCTTTGGATGTCCACCTGATGATCGTGGAACCCGAGAAGTACCTGGCCGATTTCGTACAGGCCGGAGCCACCTACCTCACCTTTCACGCCGAGGCCACCCCTCATGCCCATCGGGCCGTGCAGCGCATCCGCGAGCTGGGGGCTAAACCGGGACTGGCGCTCAATCCGGCCACTCCTTTATCCTTTTTGGAACCCCTGCTTCCCGACCTCGATCTAGCCCTTTTGATGACGGTCAATCCCGGGTTTGGTGGACAGAAATTTATCCCAAGCTCCACGCAACGTTTGCGCGAGTTACGGACGCTGCGCGACCGGCTCAACCCGGCCTGCTTGATCGAGGTGGATGGGGGGATCACCCCCCAAACCGTGGCCCAAGTATCGGGAGCCGACATCCTGGTGGCGGGCTCGAGCGTGTTTAATGCCCGCTCGAGCATCCGGGAAAATATCAACACCCTGAGGAAGAACTATGCGCTTACGGGTTGACCTGATTCCCCGCGAAGAGCTGGCCTTTGCCGACGTGGTGCTGGTGGTGGACGTGATCCGGGCCACCACCACCGCCGCGGCGTTCCTGGAGGCCGGGGCCAGCGCCCTCTACCTGACCCCCTCGATCGAATCCGCCCGGGCCTTCAAGGACGAGGACGTGGTCCTCGGGGGGGAGGTGGGGGGGCTCAAACCCCAGGGCTTCGACCTGGGCAATAGCCCCCGGGAGGCGCTCGAGGCCCCCGTGGGGGCGCGCACGGTGGTGATGAGCACCACCAACGGCACCAAGGCCGCCCACCTGGCCGCCCGCTCGGCCAAGCACGTGCTGCTGGCCTCGCTGTACAACGCCCACGCCGCCGCCCGGCTGGCCCACGAACTCGCCACCGAGGAGGTGGCGGTGTTGTGTGCGGGCAAGGAGGGCCGGGTAGGCCTCGACGATACCTACACCGCCGGGGTGCTGGCGGAGTTTTTGCAGCTGATGGGCCAGTACGACCTCGACGACGGGGCGCTGGTGGCCCTCTCCACCCGCCGCACCTACCCCGACCCGCTCGAGCCCCTCTCCCTCTCGGCGGCGGCCCAGGCGCTCAGGCAGGTAGGCCTCGAGGACGACGTACCCTTCTGCGCCCAGGTGGCCAAATCCCCCGCCGTGCCCCTGCTAGAGGGCCGCAGCGGGGAGGCCTTGATCTTCCGGCGGGGAAGCTCGCAGCGCTCGAGCCAGGTAGGGATCCCGGTGGTGTCGTAGCGGGCTTCAGCGGGAGGCCAACAGCCGCAAGAAGTTGCGGCTGGCCTCGATGCCCTTCTCGTAGTTGATCAGGTCGAACTTCTCGTTGGGCGAGTGCAGGTTGTCGTCATTGAGGCCCATCCCCAGGAGCACTACCGGGATAGCTAGAGTCTCCTGGAAGCTCGCCACGATGGGGATGCTCCCGCCGGAACGGGTAAAGACCGGCTTGCGGCCCCAAGCGGCCTCGAGCGCCTGTGCGGCTTTGCGCATATAAGGCGAGTCCAAATCGGTCAGCACCGGCTTTCCGCTACCATGGGAGAGGATCTCCATCCGGTAGCCTGCGGGCTTGATTTGCTGGAGGTAAGCGGTAACGGCTTTTTGGATCGCTTCAGGATCCTGATCGGGGACCAAGCGCATGGAGAACTTGAACCCCGCCTTGGCAGGGATCACCGTTTTGGAACCCTCTCCCTGATACCCGCCCCAGATGCCGTTGACGTCCAGGGTGGGGCGAACCCAGGTGCGCTCCAACGCCCCCCAACCGGGCTCACCCGGCAGGGCCTCAGCGCCAATGGAGGAGGCGAACGCCGCTGCGTCAAAGTTCAGGCTGGCCAGGTTGGCGCGTTCCTCCTCGGTAAGCCCACGCACCGCATCGTAAAAACCGGGGACCAGAATCCGCCCGTCTTCGCCCTTGAGCTTGGCGATCATCCAAGCCGCCGCGTGGATGGGGTTGGGAGCAGCCCCGCCGTACACGCCGGAGTGCAGGTCGCGGTTGGCCCCTTCCAGCCGAACTTCCATGTACACCAACCCGCGCAGCCCGTACTCCAGGCTCGGCACCCCAGGGGCGTACATCGCCCCGTCGGAGATGAGCAGCACATCGGCCCCTAGGCGCAGGGCATTGGCGCGCACAAAGGGCTCGAGGTTGGCGCTGGAGATCTCCTCCTCCCCCTCAATCACGAACTTGACGTTGACCCTAAGGTCAGCCCCTAGATCCTCGACCGCGGCGATGTGGGCGTAGATCTGGCCCTTGTCGTCGGAGGCCCCCCGGGCGTAGAGCTTGCCCTCTCGAAGGGTGGGCTCGAAAGGCGGGGTGTGCCACAGCTCGAGCGGGTCCGGCGGCTGCACGTCGTAGTGGCCGTAGATGAGCACGGTGGGGGCCTGGGGGTCCACAATTCTCTCGGCGTAGACGATGGGGTGACCGGGAGTGGCGATCACTTCGGCCTGGAACCCCAGCGCGGAGAGCTTAGCCTCCAGCCAGCGAGCCGCCTGGGCGACGTCTTCCTTATGGTCGGGACTAGCCGAAACCGAAGGGATGCGCAAGAACTCGATGAGGGCGTCTAAATGCTTGTTCACGCTACGGATTATATGGGCGGAGCGGCTTTTTAAGCACTCTCCGAGCTGGGCTCGGATTTCTGCCGCTCGCTGAGCTCGCGCAGCAAGGCCAGCCGCAGCCGAGTCACCTCGCTCTCGAGCCGGGCTTGTTGCGCATCGAGCTCATCCCGCAGCTTGATGATCTCCTCCACCCCGGCCAGGTTCACCCCCAGCTCCTGGGTCAGCCGGCGGATCTCGCGCAGCTTTTCTACGTCCCGCTCGGAGTATAGGCGGGTCTTCCCCGAAGAGCGTTTGGGAGACACCAACCCTTTGCGCTCATACAACCGTAAAGTCTGTGGGTGCATATCTACCAGCTCCGCAGCCACCGAGATCACGTAGACCGGGCGGTCTTTGGCAGCGGACTGCTTCTTGGCTGGGGGTTCGAGCTCGCGCGGGGCGGGCAGGGCTGGGGGAGACTTGAGGGCCTCGAGCTTCTCTCCCAGTTCGGCCTTGAGGCGCAATACCTCTTCGCGGAAGCGGGTTTCGAGGGCGTATAACTCATCCCGCAGCTTGATGATCTCCTCCACCCCGGCCAGGTTCACCCCCAGCTCCTGGGTCAGCCGGCGGATCTCGCGCAGCTTTTCTACGTCCCGCTCGGAGTATAGGCGGGTCTTCCCCGAAGAGCGTTTAGGCCGGATCAACCCTTTTCGCTCATACAAGCGCAGGGTCTGCGGATGCATATCTACCAGCTCCGCAGCCACCGAGATGATGTACACCGGACGGTCCTTCTCCCCTGCCATATCAAGGTGAGTATACAAAATCTTATACAGCAATGATCAATCAAGCTGCACAAATATCAGGCGAATCCTCTGTGGCTCGTGGGGGGTTCATCCTTCCTTTCTCCGGTCCGCCCAGCGAAAGGGTAAATAGTGCGGCTCCCACATCCGGCTGGCCACAAAAGCCCCTACTTGGGCGGCGTTCATGTTCTGGACTCGAGGCTCGCGGCACAACCCCTCCTCCAGGGCTTTAGCCAGCACTCGGCTGGCCACTTCGCGGCTCACCTCGCGCAATTGCTTGACCGGCGGGTAGACCCGCCCCGGGGTCTCGCGGGCGGTATAGTCGGCCAGGGCATAGGCGGCTTCCAACACCATCCCATCCGAAACCTCGCTGACCTGCCCCAGCACCGCCGCGAAGCCCAACCCGGGGAAGATAAAGGCGTTGTTGCCCTGGCCCACCGGGTACTGGTTTCCGTTGTAGTCCACCGGAGGAAAGGGGCTACCCGCGGCCACGATAGCCTGACCCTCGGTCCAGTGAATAAGGTCGTCGGGAAGGGCCTCGGAAGCGGAGGTGGGGTTGGAGAGGGGGAAGATGATGGGCCTGGGGGTATTGTTCTGTACAGCCCGTACCACCGGTTCAGTGAAGCAGCCGCCTTGCCCTGAGAGGCCCAGCAACGCGGTGGCGCGAGCGTTTTGAATGGTCTCGAGCAGGGTTGGAATCTGCCCGGCGAAGCTCCAACCGGTCAGGGCCTCGAGCGGCTGAGCATACGGCTGCTTGTAGGCCTCCATGCCGCGCCCCTCCACCAAAAGCCCTCGCGAATCCAGCACGAAAAGCCGCCTTTTAGCCTCCTCCTCGGACAGGCCTTCGCGCTTGAGCCCTTCCAAGATGGCCCAGGCCACCCCGATGCCTCCCGCTCCGGCCCCGTGAATGACGATGCGCTGCTCCGAGAGCCGCTCGCCCTTCAAGCGGCAGGCGGAGAGCAACCCGGCCAGCGCCACCGCTCCGGTTCCTTGGATATCGTCGTTGAAGGAAGGGATCACCTTACGGTAGCGCTCGAGCACGGCGAAGGCGGTATCCTTGGCGAAATCCTCCCACTGGATGACCACCTTGGGATAACGCTCCTTGACCGCTTCGACAAACCTATCCATGAAGGCGTAGTAGGGCTCGCCGCTAAGGCGCTTGTGCCGCATCCCCAAGTAGAGGGGATCGGAGAGCAAATCGGCCCGGTCGGTGCCTACGTCAAGCTCCACCGGCAAGGTTTTATCGGGTCCCACCCCGCCCGCCGCGGTGTAGATCGAGAGTTTGCCGATGGGAATAGCCATCCCGCCAAAACCCTGATCACCGATGCCCAAAATCGCCGAAGAATCCGTCGCTACGATGAGCCGTACATCGTTTAGAGGCACGTTTGCCAGCGCCTCCCGGATCCCCTCGATGTTCGCGGTGCTGGCGGTGAAGCCCCGCGGGTAGCGATAGATATGGGAAAACTGCCGCACTGCCTCACCCACGGTGGGGGTGTAGAGGATGGGCAGCATCTCC is a window encoding:
- a CDS encoding M3 family oligoendopeptidase translates to MEQTLDLTWDLSDLYASPTDPKLIHDLEAAKTEAGAFQARYAGKMAGLSPAELEAALRRYEAILERAYRPLIFANLAFATDTQNDLIKKVQDQARQALTEVNNTLLFAEIELKAMPEEEFAKFLQAPELAELRHWLARLRAYAPHTLSEKEERVFNLKNLTGRSAWSQFYTEYTSRFRFRVQVDGEEKELNDPQTRSLLRHPDPAVRRNAHAALYGKYAEEAPTLTYIFNTVFQDRLTDLELRGYPHPLGQTALDDELTPEEIERLLAATEAHYPLVERYHRLKARRLGLERLPSADRLAPWGQEPKVSYLEAKEMTLEALGRFSPTLRQIAQEFFDQRWIDVLPKKGKRGGAFCSGGLPSTHPYLLLNHTDDLDSAHTLAHEMGHGLHYMLMRQQRLLNFGATTPLAETASVFAEILLDDLILERLNSEEERAALLANRLEDAVNTAFRQVMYTRWELEAQQARKDGIQPAELYNRLWRQENQKLYGQSMEFTELDWVAWSGIPHFVHYRFYCYSYAYGYLLVLALYNRYREEGQAFVPKYLEILAAGESDTPQGILAKAGINPADPGFWEGSFRVIEGWLSELEALA
- a CDS encoding TetR/AcrR family transcriptional regulator, which produces MSRSKQPQTRQALLEQATQYVLEHGLQNLSLRPLAQALGTSARMLIYHFGSREHLISQVLTLAVSRQQAAMQTLATKQRFASLGELLGAFWERLSAPQSRAFLRLLFEVDVLGFSGHPVYAGFSRAALEGWVGLIESLLGQILGQGDHRSLATHIVASFNGLILDLLATKDEARVNRAFQAFVQTLTSPGR
- a CDS encoding phosphohydrolase gives rise to the protein MQERVVLVSSPKSKLYLEADQSIREALRNYPRALRAYEILYNDPEAKAHWDMANYITMRKLGYNDHGRVHAMLTGAASVAILSLIAGSGAKLDVVESGAGNLEDTFLVVLLSTMLHDIGNQVHRVAHEGFSVMLATPIVDRILEQIYPDPEQRVKLRAFILHSINCHDLSPEPLTVEGGITAVADGTDITKGRGRKAFALGSVDIHSISALAVDEVHILKGERTPVEIQVYMNNSAGIFQVEETLTKKVIRSPIRHLVSVVAMTLEGSDSDQRIIKRVRLHDTEDRFVLD
- a CDS encoding enoyl-CoA hydratase/isomerase family protein, which codes for MNQEDAFTLEIPEFRYLSYAVEGGIATVTIRRPDALNALNQDVLLELAQVSEVIAEDPEARVAIFTGEGRAFVAGADINQIAGIADVFAAREFALLGQAVFNEIAVLPVPTIAAVNGFALGGGLELALACDLRVASQKAKLGLPEVGLGIIPGFGGTQRLPRLVGRGRALDLIFTGRHVPAEEALQLGLVNRVAEDALQAAQELARQILKNGPVALALAKEAVARGEHLDLAEALEIEADLFGLACQTQDMKEGTRAFLEKRAANFKGE
- a CDS encoding purine-nucleoside phosphorylase, giving the protein MTPLHVRAKPGEVAPYVLLPGDPGRAQWIAEHFLEDPKPYTTYRSLLGFTGTYQGLAVSVQTTGMGCPSTAIVVEELAQLGAKVLVRVGTCGVFSDDLKAPELVVAQAAVPFDGTTRQYLGGRPYAPIPDYGVLEQLVGAARRLGYPHHVGMIVTEDAFYSPLEHHGQAMAPFGALAAEMESSALFLIAKMRKMKAGAVLAVVNKVGDTQFVAPELIQEGVDRMTRVALEACVQMANQGG
- a CDS encoding ABC transporter ATP-binding protein, producing the protein MLRTVRLAYRYPEVELFKDFNLELSPGEVRVILGPSGSGKTTLIHLVAGLLALQEGEVWWGATNLGGLGEEALARLRLGYLGLVFQHHYLMSELTALENVLVPGYLAGRVDPAWGLELLERIGLADRARLRPQALSGGERQRVAVARALYLRPKLLLADEPTGSLDRRNAERVLALMLELARDLGTAVLLATHDEHLVQGLPELRLG
- a CDS encoding Crp/Fnr family transcriptional regulator, whose product is MLRDTTLLAQTPLFRGVPPQALEIAQEAFIARFYPAGATVFKAGDLGSALYVVQQGRVRIFRTYLDDRERVFAFLGPGEVFGEMSLLDDEPRSASAEVVTDSVLLVLYREAYQSLIRRYPQVAHNIAGILAKRLREADLELEVLSFEEARGRVAYALLKLYRQGFGENGRMKLTHLELAQLSGTSRETVTRVLHALKNEGLLRVTGGYVEIVDTTTLEEVLYGLR
- the rpe gene encoding ribulose-phosphate 3-epimerase yields the protein MSRPTVWIAPSVLAADFTRLGEQVREAQEGGADLIHVDVMDGRFVPNISMGIVVVEAIRRVARVPLDVHLMIVEPEKYLADFVQAGATYLTFHAEATPHAHRAVQRIRELGAKPGLALNPATPLSFLEPLLPDLDLALLMTVNPGFGGQKFIPSSTQRLRELRTLRDRLNPACLIEVDGGITPQTVAQVSGADILVAGSSVFNARSSIRENINTLRKNYALTG
- a CDS encoding 2-phosphosulfolactate phosphatase, whose product is MRLRVDLIPREELAFADVVLVVDVIRATTTAAAFLEAGASALYLTPSIESARAFKDEDVVLGGEVGGLKPQGFDLGNSPREALEAPVGARTVVMSTTNGTKAAHLAARSAKHVLLASLYNAHAAARLAHELATEEVAVLCAGKEGRVGLDDTYTAGVLAEFLQLMGQYDLDDGALVALSTRRTYPDPLEPLSLSAAAQALRQVGLEDDVPFCAQVAKSPAVPLLEGRSGEALIFRRGSSQRSSQVGIPVVS
- a CDS encoding dipeptidase — protein: MIRSVNKHLDALIEFLRIPSVSASPDHKEDVAQAARWLEAKLSALGFQAEVIATPGHPIVYAERIVDPQAPTVLIYGHYDVQPPDPLELWHTPPFEPTLREGKLYARGASDDKGQIYAHIAAVEDLGADLRVNVKFVIEGEEEISSANLEPFVRANALRLGADVLLISDGAMYAPGVPSLEYGLRGLVYMEVRLEGANRDLHSGVYGGAAPNPIHAAAWMIAKLKGEDGRILVPGFYDAVRGLTEEERANLASLNFDAAAFASSIGAEALPGEPGWGALERTWVRPTLDVNGIWGGYQGEGSKTVIPAKAGFKFSMRLVPDQDPEAIQKAVTAYLQQIKPAGYRMEILSHGSGKPVLTDLDSPYMRKAAQALEAAWGRKPVFTRSGGSIPIVASFQETLAIPVVLLGMGLNDDNLHSPNEKFDLINYEKGIEASRNFLRLLASR
- the hspR gene encoding heat shock protein transcriptional repressor HspR, fused homodimer type codes for the protein MAGEKDRPVYIISVAAELVDMHPQTLRLYERKGLIRPKRSSGKTRLYSERDVEKLREIRRLTQELGVNLAGVEEIIKLRDELYALETRFREEVLRLKAELGEKLEALKSPPALPAPRELEPPAKKQSAAKDRPVYVISVAAELVDMHPQTLRLYERKGLVSPKRSSGKTRLYSERDVEKLREIRRLTQELGVNLAGVEEIIKLRDELDAQQARLESEVTRLRLALLRELSERQKSEPSSESA